The genomic stretch TCAGCAAAAAGAATATACGGCTCTTCAAGAATGTATCACTTTAGGAATTCCAACGATTTGTTTAATCGATACAAATTGTGACCCAGATCTTGCAGATATGTCGATTCCGGCTAATGATGATGCTATAGCTTCCATCCGATTAATTCTTAACAAATTAGTTTTTGCAATTTGTGAGGGTCGTTCTAGCTCTATACGAAATTATTGATTAATAATAAGATAAATCCATTTTTAGATTTGGTTGGGCGGTCATAGATTTTTGGAATTGGGTATTATAGCATTACAAAATTGTGTAAAAAGAAATATTTTGTGATTAGTAGGTATTCAAAATAGAAAATCAAAGTAAAATAAGGAAATGGTTGAATCAAAATAATTCCCTTTCAagttatatttttttattttagaGGACAGGGCAATATGAATGTTCTATTATGTTACATCAACACATTAAACAGATTCTATGATATATCGGCTGTGGAAGTAGGTCAACATTTCTATTGGCAAATAGGGGATTTTCAAGTGCATGCTCAAGTACTTATTACCTCTTGGGTTGTAATTGCTATCTTATTAATTTCAACCATTCTAGTTGTTAGAAATCCGCAAACTATTCCCACGTCTGGTCAGAATTTCTTTGAATATGTCCTTGAATTCATTCGAGACGTGAGCAAAACTCAGATTGGAGAAGAATATGGTCCATGGGTTCCGTTTATTGGAACTCTGTTTCTATTTATTTTTGTTTCGAATTGGTCAGGGGCCCTTTTGCCTTGGAAAATTATAAAGTTACCTCATGGAGAGTTAGCTGCACCCACAAATGATATAAATACTACTGTTGCATTAGCTTTACTTACGTCAGTAGCCTATTTCTATGCGGGTATTTCAAAAAAAGGATTGGCCTATTTTGGTAAATACATCCAACCAACGCCAATCCTTTTACCGATTAACATCTTAGAAGATTTCACAAAACCCTTATCACTTAGTTTTCGACTTTTCGGAAATATATTAGCGGATGAATTAGTAGTTGTTGTTCTTGTTTCGTTAGTACCTTTAGTAGTTCCTATCCCTGTTATGTTCCTTGGATTATTTACAAGCGGTATTCAAGCTCTTATTTTCGCTACTTTAGCTGCGGCGTATATAGGTGAATCCATGAATCCATTTTAGACCGCGACAAAGTATGTATGGCTCGCGATAATCTACTTAAGGAACATAAAGATAAAAATCCAAAGAAATTTGGAAAAGTTTTCATAACAATCAAAAAgtataaataaaattaaaacaattaccagggaattaaacaaaaaatagagattcaattcaaaaaaGGGTGAGGGGGTCGAACTAGGCGTATATATAATCTAATCGTTATAAGACAGCTGGGGGATTTTTTCCAAGAATGATTCTCGAATACGATTGAATCGAAGATACAACGAATTGGTTTACGGTATGGAACAAACACATGTATATGTCATAGTAGATATTCATTAGTTATAGATGACTATCTATCTAAATTTGTCCTGCTACTACTCTAAATTTAGGTAGGGATTCAAAAAAAAAAGACCACTTCCATCTCTTGTAATTGTGAATTGAATATAAAATGAAATCAAAGAAAAAGGAAGGTTTAAAATAAATGTAAGATAAGACCAAAAATTGTCTGTATTCACAAAAAACTACAAGGGTAGAAACGAAAAAAGTAAATATCGAAATAATTGAGATAATTCAATCAAAATTATTCCGTTTGAAATTTTGAATTACACTTCGACTAGAGAAAGATAACTAGGAAGAATGAAATAATTAAGTCATATATTTTTTGTTGATTATATTATTAACTATTTCTTAATTTTATTTGGAATAGGAGAAACTTATCATGAATCCACTGATTGCTGCTGCTTCTGTTATCGCTGCTGGGTTGGCCGTCGGGCTTGCTTCTATTGGACCTGGAGTTGGTCAAGGCACAGCTGCAGGGCAAGCTGTAGAGGGGATTGCGAGACAACCGGAAGCAGAGGACAAAATACGGGGTACTTTATTACTTAGTTTGGCTTTTATGGAAGCTTTAACTATTTATGGGCTGGTTGTAGCATTAGCGCTTTTATTTGCCAATCCTTTTgtttaatatttataaaaaaaatacatattGTTTTTTTTTCCATGGATTTTCGTTGCTGCTCTTGCTAATTCGATTTCGATTTGACTCCtacaatttttttttcattcGGATTAACATATGGATTTGCCTTCTTCCGTCCCTTTCTTTAGTCCAATGACCCCCTTTTTTATTTAGAAAGTGTTGAAAACAACTAAGTATTTACTTCTAAGAAGTATAATTCTTATAGGGAATCTTTCAATTGACTAACCAATTCAAAATATAGAATAGTCTTCTTAGTATATTTTTATTCTTACTACTATTCATTATTAGTAAGAATAAAAATAGAATAAGTCGATATATTCATATTCAATAATTCGATTATAGAATAAACTATCATATACAAAAACGAATAAAAAAAACTTGGAATCGTAGAAAGAAAATTAGTCTATCCATAAGAGGAGATGCGATCATATGCAAAATATAACCGACGGAAGTTTCGGGTTTGATACCGATATTTTAGCAACAAATCTAATAAATCTAAGTGCAGTGCTAGGTGTATTGATTTTTTTGGAAAGGGAGTGTGTGCGAGTTGTTTATTTCAAAGAATAGATTGGATCCACCCAACTGCACTTTTTTTGTTATAACTAGAAAAATGTGCATGATCCGGCGAATGACTTCTTACTAAATAACGAAAAAAGTAGTTAAGAACCATAGCATTTCGCGATTCATTGGTAAATCTACTTTGATTCTCTATCAACCAAGAATTTTGGAACATTACTATGGTTAAAGCTAACGAGTTTGAAGTTTCGACGCAGTCTAGTATTCTTTCTACCACTATGTTAATAGGGAAATTAGAATTTTTTCGATATAGAACACTCATGTCGATAAAATGACTTGAATTCTCTTTATGATGAAAAATAGGAAAAAAGGTGTTTTGTTTAACGCCTCCGTTTCTACTTTTCTACAATGCGGAATTGATGACCTACGTATAAATTAATAAGAATTCTTTGGATTTCAAGAAAAAAAACAACTTTGCTGACAATTATTTGTTTGGTCAGAAGAGTCCTCCCAATATTTGGGTCTTGTATTGATAATCATTTTCCATATTTTTAGAAATAGAGAAAAGAGGATAGGCTCATTCCATAATAAATATGGGGAAATTTCCTATAAGGAATTGAGTGTGAGAGCCAAATGAATTGAAAGATTCATGTTTGGTTCGGGAAGAGATCATAGACATTttgaaatgaatggaaagagaatCTACTTTCATTAAGTGATTTATTAGATAATCGAAAACAGAGAATCTTGAGAACTATTCGAAATTCAGAAGAACTCCGGGAAACAGCCATTGAACAGCTGGAAAAAGCCCGGGCCCGTTTAAGGAAAGTAGAAATGGAAGCAGATCGGTTTCGAGTGAATGGTTATGCCGAGATAGAACGAGAAAAAttgaatttaattaattcaatttaTACAAGTTTGGAACAATTCGAAAATGACAAAAATAAAACCATTCATTTTGAACAACAAAGGGCGATTAATCAAGTCCAACAAAGTGTTTTACAACAAGCATTACAAGGAGCTCTGGGAACTCTTAATAGTTGCTTAAACAACGAGTTACATTTACGTACGATCGGTGCTACTATTGGTATGTTTGGGTCGATGAAAGCAAAAAATAACTGATTAGTTGTTCTACTATAGAACTGATTAGTTGTTCTACTATAATAGAGAGTATAGGGAAGACTTATTTTTGTTTTTCTTCGAAAAAGAATCAAATTTAGAAATATTCATGGTAACCAGTCGTGCAGATGAAATTAGTCAAATTATCCGTAAACGTATTGAGCAATATAATACCGAAGTAAAAATTGTAAATACAGGTACCGTACTTCAAGTAGGCGATGGCATTGCTCGTATTTATGGTCTTGATGACGTAATGGCAGGTGAATTAGTAGAATTTAAAGAGGGTACCGTAGGCATTGCTTTGAATTTGGAATCAAAAAATGTTGGTGTTGTATTAATGGGTGATGGTTTGATGATACAAGAGGGAAGTTCCGTAAAAGCAACAGGAAGAATTGCTCAGATACCAGTAAGTGAGGGTTATTTGGGTCGTGTTGTAAATGCCCTAGCTAAACCTATTGACGGTCGAGGAGAAATTTCAACTTCGGAATCTCGGTTAATTGAATCTCCCGCTCCCGGTATTATTTCCAGACGTTCCGTGTATGAGCCTCTTCAAACAGGACTTATTGCTATTGATTCTATGATCCCTATAGGGCGTGGCCAGCGAGAATTGATTATTGGGGACAGACAAACAGGTAAAACAGCAGTAGCTACAGATACGATTCTCAATCAACAGGGACAAAATGTAGTATGTGTTTATGTAGCTATTGGTCAAAAAGCATCTTCTGTGGCTCAAGTAGTAACTACTTTACAAGAAAGAGGAGCAATGGAATACACTATTATAGTGGCTGAAACAGCAAATTCCCCAGCTACATTACAATACCTCGCGCCTTATACAGGAGCAGCTCTGGCTGAATATTTTATGTACCGTGAACGTCACACTTTAATTATTTATGATGATCCCTCCAAACACGCACAGGCTTATCGCCAAATGTCTCTTCTATTACGAAGACCACCAGGTCGCGAAGCTTATCCCGGAGATGTTTTTTATTTACATTCGCGTCTTTTGGAAAGAGCCGCTAAATTAAGTTCTCAGTTAGGTGAAGGAAGTATGACTGCTTTACCAATAGTTGAGACCCAATCCGGAGATGTTTCAGCTTATATTCCTACTAATGTCATTTCCATTACAGATGGTCAAATATTCTTATCTGCCGATTTATTCAATGCTGGGATCAGACCCGCAATTAATGTGGGTATTTCCGTTTCCAGAGTTGGATCGGCGGCTCAAATAAAAGCCATGAAACAAGTAGCTGGTAAATTAAAATTGGAATTAGCACAATTCGCAGAATTAGAAGCTTTTGCACAATTCTCTTCCGATCTCGATAAAGCTACGCAAAATCAATTGGCAAGAGGTCAACGATTGCGCGAGTTGCTTAAACAATCCCAATCAGCTCCTCTTACTGTGGAAGAACAGATAATAACTATTTATACTGGAACGAATAGTTATCTTGATTCAGTAGAAATTGCACAGGTAAGGAAATTTATCGTTGAGTTACGGGCTTATTTAAAAACGAAGAAACCTAAATTCAACGAAATCATATCTTCTACCAAGACATTCACTGGGGAAGCAGAAGCCATTTTGAAGGAAGCTATTCAGGAACAGATGGAACTCTTTTGACTTCAGGAACAAGTAGAAAAAAAATGGATTCCAAATTTCATACCTTTATAATTTAGATAATTAGTCTGTTTcaatatttaaaatttaaataagAATAATCAAGATAAGAAATTTACAATATAGTTTTAGAAATATACGAATTCAAGTAATATATATGCAATAAATTCAATATGTAATAAATTTGCGTCCAATAGGATTTGAACCTATACCAAAGGTTTAGAAGACCTCTGTCCTATCCATTAGACAATGGACgcttttctttttttctttcccttttcacgaaaatttcaagggaaagaaaaaaaaaaattctataaaATACTCTATCTATCCGAATATCGAAATAATAATTATTCTAACTAGAATAAGACTAAATAATTCAAATTGAATATTCATAACTAAATAAAGAAATTTACTAAAAAATAGAATATATATAGAGAAATCGAATATAAGCGGGTAGCGGGAATCGAACCCGCATCATTAGCTTGGAAGGCTAAGGGTTATAGTCGACGTTTATGAATGAACGTCTCTAATTCAAAACCGAACGTGAAACTTTTGTTTCATTCAGCTCCTTTACAGAATAATTTTAGAGATAGATGGAATACATTACAAAAAATCACCCATAACATCTATGTCAGCCTTTCGGTATGAATACAATTAATGTTGCTTTTTAGATGATCCCTATAGAAAACGAGGATTTGAACAATCTCTTTTTTTCTAGTTACTTCGTTCTCTATTTCTATTTGATAGAATCTTTAGGAAAAGAATAAAATTTCCGTCGAGCTAAAAAAATATGTTGATGTTTCTAGTAAACTAAAAAAATCGTTTAATAGCTATTTTGCTTCACTCTCTCCTatacaaaacaaatacaaaaaTGGGAAGATTTAGTTACGATTGGAAACAAATTTTAGATATCTTTCTCCCTGGATCCTTTACTTATATTCAAAAATAGGGATTCTTGATCCAATTGCAAAAACTTATGTTTCATAATTTTAGAATCAATTCTAAATTGTATACAAATTACGATAATGTATATTATTCCTCGAATTGCTCGTTGAGAGGTATAAAGGATTAAATCCCTTTAAGTAAGAAATACAGTTTTTGATCGTGATATGAATCACGCAAGGGACCCCTTAACTATTCAGGATCAATAGAACGAATCGCACTTTTACCACTAAACTATACCCGCTACAATACCATTATTGTATATAAAACGATCTTTTGTCCAACAAGGGAATCAGTCATAATTATGAAATAGGTGCATAATTTTATGAGAAATAGAGTGTTTCCATGTTTCGTAAAGGGCCCCCTAATGAAATTTAGAAAAGGGGGCAAATCTCATTTTTGGATTTTGTTGAAGGTATTTTGACAGATAGATCTCGACAAAATTACTAAACTAAATTCATAACACAAAAATACATTATGCAAGCAAGAATCCATAGTTCTATTTCTTTTTTAGATACGTTACCTGATTCATTCGTAGGATATACGATCACAAAgtgatttttatttttgtttgatCATATTTAAATGTTTGAATTAATTACAAGTTTCAAATCTGATACAGAAAAATAAATCATTGTTATCCAGGATTCATGGGAAAAAAGAGTTGTGCCAGTACCTAGCTGGACTCTTATAAGGAATATTATGATAATGATAAATAGAACCAAAATCTAGATTTTCAACAACAATTACTATAGCATTTTTCTAGCAAAAATTCAACAACATACTTGTACAAACTATCAAAGTCATTCCATCCCCTACGGTCCAAAGATTCAAATCTTGGTAATATTCGGAACTATTCATGAACATCACAGCAAATATGATTAAAATGTTAATAGCTCCCACGTAAATAAGTAGCTGTGATGCAGCTACAAAATGAGAGTTTGCTAAAATATATAATAAAGATATACAAACCAGAACCAGTCCCAAcgaaaaagaagaaaaaatggGGTTGGTAAGTAATACTACTCCTAAACTTCCTAATAGAAGACCCGATCCCAGAAAGACTAAAAGAAAATCGTGCATCGTTTCAGGCAGATCcattatatgtaaaaaaaaaagacaaagaaatataaatttcatgaccttATTGATATCACCAGGAAAAAAATTTTATATACTTCAATTTTTCTTTGCATTGAAAAACCTAAGTAGTTTAAATTGATATAGTTAGGGTTATATAATCAATGTCATTCCACTCTTTATACGAAAGAGTAGTTTGAAACGATATTAAAACTAAAGTATAAAGGTAGATAGAACATATATAACATTGAAAATCTTATTGAAATTCAATAAGATTTTCAATTTCGATAAtatatattgatatattctatTTAAGAATATAGTTCTCTAATAATTATAGAATATTTCTAATCTGATATCGACTATATTATTCATTTTTTATAcaatttttgaaaatattttatttcGATTATTCTATTTATATATTCTATATATTATCGATTTATATATAgaatattcttttttttttagaattgtatttaattataaaaaattGTCTTTTTTGATTTGAATTGTTCGAATTGTATAATCATCAATTATTGACATTGGTAAACGGCCCAAAGCAATTTGATTATAATTCAATTCATGACGATCATAAGTTGAAAGTTCATATTCTTCAGTCATTGATAAACAATTTGTTGGACAATACTCAATACAGTTACCACAAAAAATACAGATTCCGAAATCAATACTGTAATTTAGCAATCGTTTCTTTCGAATATCCGTTTCCATTTTCCAATCAACAACGGGTAAATCTATAGGACATACACGAACACATACTTCACAAGCAATGCATTTATCAAATTCAAAATGGATTCGACCGCGGAAACGTTCTGATGTGATTAATTTTTCATAAGGATATTGAATAGTTACAGGTAAACGATTTGCGTGAGATAAGATAATCATGAAACTTTGACCAATGTACCTTGCAGCTCGTAGTGTTTGTTGACCATAATTCATGAACCCAGTTACCATAAGGAACATATCGTAAATATTTATGAATAGTATagttttgtttgatttctttcTCTTATTTGAGACAAGTAATGAATATAAAAGATCCATCTTTGTTTTACAGCGAAAACAATTGAGACGAAGTTGTTAATAATAGATTACCTACAGAAATCGGTAAAAGAAATTTCCATCCAAGATTTAATAATTGATCCATTCTTAGCCTAGGCAAAGACCATCTTGTTATGATAGAAACGAATAAGAAAAAATAGCTTTTAGCTAATGTAATAAAGAGATCACTTGTAGTTCCAAAAACTCCGtatgttttatttatttcaaaaaattcAGAAACAAATATGTACGAAATAGAAATATTTGAACCGCCCAAGTAAAGAACTGTTacaaataatgaagaaattaAAAGGTTTAAATAGGAAGCAACGTAAAATAAACCAAATCGAATACCTGAATATTCTGTTTGATAACCAGCTACTAATTCTTCTTCTGCTTCTGGTAAATCAAAAGGTAATCTTTCACATTCTGCTAGCGAAGAAATTAGAAAAACGATGAAACCCATAGGTTGACGCCACAAATTCCAACCCCAAAAACCATATTTTGATTGCGCATCAACTATATCAACTGTACTTAAACTGTTAGATAATCCTAGTCGGTGATAACATTACTGTTCCCATCTCTATTACAGAACCGTACATGAGATTTTCACCTCATACGGCTCCTGGAAAGCCTTAAGTAAATCTAAGGACCGGGTCGATTATTTATCTCTTGATATATCCCTAAGATATAGAAGATGAAAATCTATCGAACGGTTCTGAATTAGACCAATTCAATTCTGTATGTTCTACAAATAACGAAATAAGAAAGAGAAATCTATTTTAATAAAATATCCAATTAAGGCACTTCTGAATTGATCTCATCCCTCAAAAAAAAAACTTTGTTGAGTAATAACTGAATTCTTCAATAAAATACTCTTTTATAATTCTCAATAATCCTCATGATTTTGAATGACGAAAAATAATTACACATTCGTTTCTTAATTCTTAAATTTGATCTCCATGAATATGGATATAATAAATCAAAAACGAAAGAGAAAtctatttttcctttttgatttctTATTATTTTTCTTCCTATTCTTCTTTTTTGTGCTATGAAAAAGGGACTTGCAAAAATTTTAAAGGATTTTTCCGTTCCTGATAGTAATTTATTTAGTGAGTGGATGGAAGCATACTCTGGATCGGAGTTGTGGGGAGTACTGCTTTCTTTTTTCCACCAACTTAAAGCCCCAATTAGTATTCTTTTTATATTCTGCGTAAATTTTCTTTTGGATAATTTACAAAATCTGTGTTACTAATCCTTTGTGTATCTTGGTGTTTCTAACCATCCACTCTTTTTTATTAACCCCCCTTATTTTTATATATCTATGAGAATTCATAAAAATGGTAACTAAAACTCAATAAGGTTGGTCTTTTGAGACCGCTTCAAAACAGGATGACAAATTATCCAATCTTGGGTTAAATGGCCTCTTTTGTTTATCATTTTATTTCATTCTTATACATAGAAAATGAGACTCCATATTTTTACTGCCCTTTCATTCAAATCATCATACTATCTACTAACTAGAAGTAATAGAGTATTCTGAAATTAGATTAAATCGAAGCTGTTTTATTTCACTCATATAACTATCTAATTTAGTTCTTCAATCAGAATTGTGCATTATATGGACAGAATTCTAGATTTTCAATCAAATTTTCAATCAAATTAATTACAAGAAATATTATGATAATGATAAATAGAACCAAAATCTAGATTTTCAATCAAATTTTCAATCGAGGATACATATGTATTCTTAATATACTGAAACGGCTTCCATTATGCGTATCAAACCAATAGCGGTTCATACAAGCTAAATCTTCGAATCGATAATTTGGCCAAAGAAAGAATTTTAAATTCTTTAGTTTTTTTGTATCGCTATCAAGATCCTTATTTTTAGTCAAAACTTCAGAagaattatttatttttttctccTTTATTGTGTTTCTATCCACAATCTTTCTATTCCTAGAGTTCAAAGAAATTAGAATTCTCAATTCTCTACGGCGTCTAGGGGATAAAAGATTTTCGGGAATAAGGAAATCATAATTCTCAAGACGACTATTTTTTGAGTTTCTTTTCGAAATTTTTCGCTTGTGCCTCAATGCTATGCTTATGATTTGATATATAAAGATTTGTTCATAATTTTTTATAGAAACACGATTGGGTTCAATAAAAAACATTAGGTAGTCCCGCAATTCTGTTATGTCCCTAGCGTTTCCATAACAAAAGTCCGTGTTGGTGATACGCACCAAATTTTCTATATTTATATCCCCCTTTTTGATAGCCACAATAGTGAATTTTTTTAGCTTTTTCAACTCAAGCAAGTAACCTTGTATGTTAAAATGCTGAAACATATCCTCTTTGATGCCACACCCACAGTCCCCATAATAACCCAAATATTTGTTTATTAAATAATCACGTTCTTTAACTAGATTCGACATTTCTGTAATTATCTTAGAACCACGACGGCGACGATGGGGACGGATCGTATAATACTTTGCGAGATATAAATTTAGATTTTCTGTAATCTCGTATTCTTTCTTTTCTAACTTTAACTGCATTTTATCAGTAATGTTACTGTTTGTATAAAACGGCATAAAAAAGAAATCTAGTGGTAAGATCCAAGGATTCTTCTTATATGCACTTACTTTTGAAAAAAAACCAAATCTTGGGGTCAATACTTTCTGATTCGTTATGgaattcttttttctttttcccATCCAATGAAAATACTTTCTATCCATATTTTTTTCCATATCTATACCATCTTTTCCTATATAATTTTGGATAAAGCTATCACCCATTATATCAAATAATTCTTTGATATTTTTAGGTGTGTTATAAGACTGTGATTTATATCCATAAATATAGGATTTTTTCTTATCCACATAATTTATATATTGATAGGAGAAAAGATCATATCcatattgtttttttattttttttttcatttttactAAGTCGACTTCTGCTCCGTTTTCTAATTCTACGAAGTCCACTTGTTCTTTTTTGGAAAAAATGAATAGGGTTTTTTGAGATGAACCATATTCATCTAAATCCTTATTTTGAGCCACCCGCTGTTCATGGATTCTATTCCTCCACTTTTGTGGTACTAATCTCGACCATGCCCTCTGAGGTAAAGCATATTGATAATGAACCTTTAACCAATTTGTCCATTGATTCATTATAGAATCGGGACGGTTCTTATCTCTTAATTTTGAATTTAATCTTCCTCCTTGTATTCTCAATAAATACTCCTTTATTTCATTGTTCATAAAAAAAGATCTTCCATGAGATTCAAAAATAGATCTTAACTTATATCCATTACTAACTTGGCTTTGAGATAATTTAAACAATACATAGGCTTGTGACAAAGAAGATACATCACAAGAATTCTCTGAATTCATATTCCAAGGTTTCTCTATAGTCGACATAAAGGGAATTATACTTTGATTTATTTTATAAACTTTTTGTTCATTTTTTTTTTTGTATTGTAAATGGATTTCTTTACAATTTTATTTGTTAATTCAAATAAATAACGAATAAATTTAATATAATTAAGATAACGTTGTACAATGCTCGAAGTAAGGAAACCTTCTACATAGTTAGTAGTAAGGATATGTATGTATAGCCTTTCcatgaaaatttgaaaaaaacAATAGGATTTACGGATTAATCGAACGTTTCTTCTTTGTAGAATTTGGaaaggatttttttttaattctaatCTTTTAGCATCAGTTATAACCCCCTCGTTTTTTTCTTCTGTCATTTTTTCTATTTGTTTTAAGATCGTCTTTGTTTTAACATTCAGATCTTTTATCCTTTTTTCTGAATTTGTCCAATTAATAGATTGAATTATATCGGGCGATTCCTCAATCATTGGATTAATAGATTGAATTATATCGGGTGATTCCTCAATCATTGGATTAATTGGTGAATTTTTTTGGATTTCACTCAATTCGTTTTCTATTTGTTTTAATTCTTCTCCCAGGATTGGAGACctgttttttctttctttttgattATCAAATTTTCGAAAAGACTTTTTCAAATCTTTTTTCAATTGTTTTGTTATTTGATTGAAAATAGGACCCAAAAATGCAAATGGGTTTGGGACATGCTCAGCAGTATACGCTTCGACTAGTGTTCCATAACCTGTTAAAAACAAGAAGTTTTTTTCAAAGGCGGTTGTTTCAAGTACGCTTTTTGGAGTGTATCTTTTTTTTTCAGTAGATCGTACCTTAGGTTTATTGTGCCAAGGTTTCAGAACAAAAGGGTGTAAGACCCTTATCTGAAGACCGCCCCAGAACCAGTCGATTGGCAATGCGTTGCTACCTGTTGGAACGCCTTGATAGGTGCATTTAACATGGATTTCTTTTCTCCAATCCCTAAAATCTTCTGACCATTCCGGATTTTGAAATAATAAGATACGAATTATATTTTTAGTGATTATCAATGAAGGTAATAGAATATATTTTCTAAATATTGATTGGAATAATATTACAAAATTTTTGATTACTAGACCATATAGAATGCTCTCCCAGGCCTCTTCGATTTTTTCAAGTCTGTTTTCAATCTCGTCTTTCTGGTCCTCTTTCCGTCTCTCTTCTTGCACTTTCTGAAACTGCAAAAATTCCGAATTATCAGTACCAGGTTTCCTGAAATATTCTTTCACATATTGGACGATATCATCGAAAAGACCACCAAATGGGTAGTTGTCTACAAAAATAGGGGAATGGACATTTGCTTGAAA from Lathyrus oleraceus cultivar Zhongwan6 chromosome 7, CAAS_Psat_ZW6_1.0, whole genome shotgun sequence encodes the following:
- the LOC127107783 gene encoding protein TIC 214; its protein translation is MDLFRSDSDKTSYNDNELFNYWSSINKEKLNQLSNELFQKAKIIDRKDKKKINPADVFDIRRRLSDDKQKRKYLPKIYDPFVNGGFRAEIQNNVSLRPFITNETDTTNSILVNKIHGLLISNNSNSPEFDQKIDQFDRKLLLTKIGFFVKLISKFSEKSVSSLDFDALHLFPEHEQGKMYSEEKKNFFFDAIQTTHTNDTIFTTSLSSEINEISKEVPRWEYQLIDDIEVGLNPAIHTKDPQICCRLPGEQIVFSCETLFSKTDEAYNRDFSRKHPSIDPSTDFRIPHFLREMDFDREIIRGSVHGQRRKIAILKLFQANVHSPIFVDNYPFGGLFDDIVQYVKEYFRKPGTDNSEFLQFQKVQEERRKEDQKDEIENRLEKIEEAWESILYGLVIKNFVILFQSIFRKYILLPSLIITKNIIRILLFQNPEWSEDFRDWRKEIHVKCTYQGVPTGSNALPIDWFWGGLQIRVLHPFVLKPWHNKPKVRSTEKKRYTPKSVLETTAFEKNFLFLTGYGTLVEAYTAEHVPNPFAFLGPIFNQITKQLKKDLKKSFRKFDNQKERKNRSPILGEELKQIENELSEIQKNSPINPMIEESPDIIQSINPMIEESPDIIQSINWTNSEKRIKDLNVKTKTILKQIEKMTEEKNEGVITDAKRLELKKNPFQILQRRNVRLIRKSYCFFQIFMERLYIHILTTNYVEEIHLQYKKKNEQKVYKINQSIIPFMSTIEKPWNMNSENSCDVSSLSQAYVLFKLSQSQVSNGYKLRSIFESHGRSFFMNNEIKEYLLRIQGGRLNSKLRDKNRPDSIMNQWTNWLKVHYQYALPQRAWSRLVPQKWRNRIHEQRVAQNKDLDEYGSSQKTLFIFSKKEQVDFVELENGAEVDLVKMKKKIKKQYGYDLFSYQYINYVDKKKSYIYGYKSQSYNTPKNIKELFDIMGDSFIQNYIGKDGIDMEKNMDRKYFHWMGKRKKNSITNQKVLTPRFGFFSKVSAYKKNPWILPLDFFFMPFYTNSNITDKMQLKLEKKEYEITENLNLYLAKYYTIRPHRRRRGSKIITEMSNLVKERDYLINKYLGYYGDCGCGIKEDMFQHFNIQGYLLELKKLKKFTIVAIKKGDINIENLVRITNTDFCYGNARDITELRDYLMFFIEPNRVSIKNYEQIFIYQIISIALRHKRKISKRNSKNSRLENYDFLIPENLLSPRRRRELRILISLNSRNRKIVDRNTIKEKKINNSSEVLTKNKDLDSDTKKLKNLKFFLWPNYRFEDLACMNRYWFDTHNGSRFSILRIHMYPRLKI